From the Thermovirga lienii DSM 17291 genome, one window contains:
- a CDS encoding Integrase catalytic region (PFAM: Integrase core domain~InterPro IPR001584~KEGG: adg:Adeg_0482 integrase catalytic region~PFAM: Integrase catalytic region~SPTR: Integrase catalytic region) has translation MTSLYQRLKESGNPKAPMEVICDLIEKGKTAKEIANIMGITERWVRTLMKRKKDGLSAKELLHKKGPRSPHPKRTKPHIEALVIETQQKTNMGPRRLARELKRTLNLNISSYTIRNILRRNNVKTKKVRSRNGNKRYYANLNHWEALQYFQIDSKHIADAKTLPPKAYAALFKYRLPKYQFTAIDIKTRMRILCFSDECSFANGFSFILYIAFLMRALGIRHRMFFQTDNGSEFGGSEESRKRKILQEKFLEPLGVTLLSIPKGEKEAQGFVERSHRTDDEEFYIPALPHITSRKVFMTSAASWVKYYNQKRSHGGRDMNGKTPKEKIFELSLVSSKAATSIPPILLDKVNTFILKMVGAQNISWDSHHLLQLIKRKQFVAPYSEVICVTGQ, from the coding sequence GGTAAAACAGCCAAAGAAATAGCTAACATCATGGGAATTACTGAAAGATGGGTTAGAACATTGATGAAACGGAAAAAAGATGGCCTATCTGCCAAAGAATTATTGCACAAAAAAGGTCCCAGATCCCCTCATCCAAAAAGAACTAAACCTCACATCGAAGCTTTGGTTATTGAAACTCAACAGAAAACCAACATGGGTCCTAGAAGACTTGCAAGAGAGCTGAAAAGAACCCTCAATCTGAATATATCTTCCTACACCATCAGAAACATCTTACGCAGAAACAACGTTAAAACTAAAAAAGTACGTTCTAGAAACGGAAATAAACGCTACTATGCCAACCTAAACCACTGGGAAGCCCTACAATACTTCCAGATCGATTCAAAACATATAGCAGACGCAAAGACTCTCCCACCAAAAGCATATGCTGCCCTGTTTAAATACAGGCTTCCCAAATACCAATTTACCGCTATCGATATCAAAACAAGAATGAGAATCTTATGCTTCTCCGATGAATGCTCTTTCGCAAATGGCTTCTCCTTCATACTTTACATCGCCTTCCTCATGCGGGCTTTGGGCATCAGACATAGAATGTTCTTCCAAACTGACAACGGGAGCGAATTCGGCGGATCTGAAGAAAGCAGAAAAAGAAAAATATTGCAGGAAAAATTCCTAGAACCCTTAGGCGTTACTCTCCTCTCCATACCAAAAGGAGAAAAAGAAGCCCAAGGTTTTGTGGAACGAAGTCATCGCACCGATGATGAGGAATTCTACATACCTGCACTACCTCACATAACATCCCGAAAGGTCTTTATGACTTCTGCCGCAAGCTGGGTAAAATATTACAATCAAAAACGATCTCATGGAGGCAGAGATATGAACGGGAAAACTCCAAAGGAAAAAATATTTGAACTCTCACTAGTCAGTTCTAAAGCCGCTACTTCCATACCCCCTATACTCTTGGACAAAGTAAACACCTTTATACTAAAAATGGTGGGAGCTCAAAACATCTCCTGGGACTCCCACCATCTCCTTCAACTAATTAAACGGAAGCAATTTGTGGCCCCTTACAGCGAGGTAATTTGTGTTACCGGACAGTGA